ATTGGCCTGGGCTGTCTCAAGAAACTGACTGGAACGGACAATCCCGAACTGCTGGTGTCGAAATTCCGCCTGCAGAGTTTTGGTGGAAACCCCATCACAGTATTGGGCCAGGTGAAGGTGCCGTGTCGGCGGCCGAACAGGAAGTTTTCACTGGTTCTCCAGGTCGTTGATGTCGACCACCGCCCCCTACTGTCGGCAAGAGCTTCACGCAAACTTGTGCTGGTGAAGTTTTACAACGCAGTTACCTTCGAGGAGCCAGTTCAACATTTACCGCGTGAAAGCTCAAGAAATCGTCAGCAGTTGGAAATCGACGACAGCGTCACACCGACGATCCAACCGCCTCGGCGAGTTCCGATCGCGATCCGAGCTAAGCTGAAGGAAGAACTCGAAAAGCTCGAAAGTGACGGCATCATCGTGAAGGAGACGAAACACACTGAATGGGTAAGCAACGTCGTAATCGTCCAGCGAGGCTCTGGTTTTCGTATTTGTCTGGACCCGGTTCCGCTGAACAAAGCTCTCAAGCGGCCTAACCACCAATTCGTAACCCTTGATGAAGTGCTTCCGGAACTGGGCAAAGCAAGAGTTTTTTCCACGGTCGATGCCAAAAAGGGCTTCTGGCACGTTGTGCTGGACGAGCCCTCCAGCAAGCTCACCACCTTCTGGACACCGTTTGGGCGTTACCGCTGGATTCGCCTTCCGTTCGGTGTTGCACCAGCGCCGGAGATTTTCCAGATCAAGCTCCAGGAAGTAATCCAAGGTCTCAAGGCCCTAGCTGATCACAACCGCCGCCTTGAGAAACTTCTTTGTCGGTTGGAACTCCACAACGTGAAGCTTAACAAACCCAAGCTGAAGTTGTGTGAACGGTCCGTCAAATTCTACGGTCACGTCCTCACCGATGAAGGTTTGAAGCCGGACACAAGCCACTGGTGAACATCTTCAAGAAACCGCTTTTGTCAGCACCACGGCGGCTGCAACACATGTTGCTCAACCTACAGCGGTACAAGCTGTCAACGGAGTTCGTTACGGGAAAGGACAATGTGGTTGCGGATGCTTTGTCACGTGCACCAGCCGGCGGAGCAGAAGGAAACAACCGACGAGAACGATCACCAACAGCTCAACACCCGGGAGGAACGCAGAGAAGCCACGGTGGACGGAACCGTTTGTCAACAAGCCGTGCAGCCGTGCGTGCTGCAGCCTGAAACGTCAACGCTTGCGGAAATATCAACACCGAGGGAGTTTGCTGTTACACCGTTGCCGATGCGACAGGAGCGGCAGGAGAGGAATCGGACGATTACACCGCAGAAAGTCGAGCGACCGAAAAGGGTTACCAGAATTCCAGGGAAGTTTAAAGATTAACTTGtagttttgaaatattgtttttagagAAAAGAGAGGATGTTATGATATTGCCAGACCCCTTGTCGTTACACtaacactcactcacacactcgCAGCACTGGACGCTTGAGTCAGTCTCTCTCTAGTTCTCGCCGTGTTAAGATCGTCTAAAATAAAGCTAGTATTAAATGCTAATAACCGGTCTTTTGGAGAACTTAGAACAGTtggcaattttgagtttttttgtcgggtttttttttttctaatgagctCGAGGGCATAATTCTATTGGCCACTTCGAGCTGTCCGGGTAGTCCCAGGAATTGCAAGATACTAGATGTAAGAAGACAATTACGACTGCTTGTTCCGGCTGTGGAATTCTGGTCTTTGGTGCCGAGATGTAGCTATGTTCGTGCCGGCTTCTTGGCTTACGGCTGTTCCTCGTCAGTTTGCTGGACGGATGATGAAAAACGGGCGAGATGGACGGATGCTCGGAATTTTGTCGTTGAAGAGGGCGATTGGTTACCTTTCGCTACCCTGGAGCTTGTCCGATCTTCCAATGCCATTTAGGGCTGTAAACTTTTGTAATAAAGTCAATAATTAGGTAACTAAGAATTGAAAACAACAAAACTGATCATACTGAAAAATATACGGATTTCTTTCGTCCACAATCtattcagaatattgttgagtTTACAGCCAATTCCACGTAATTTTAATTAACCATAACCCTAAATTGGGCAATAATCGTCCTAGAAAACCATGGCCACGAGCCGTGAGCATAATGGTACCGTTTATGGACTCAGCGAACACAGCTCGAAGTGGCCGATAGAATTATGCCCTCGagctcattagaaaaaaaaacacgtctaaaaaactcaaaagttcCAACTACGAGAATCGAGCCAGAAACCTTTAACAGACCATCTTAATGACTTAAGTGCCTCGACTACCACAGCTTGGTATTATCGCCGCGGCACTAAACCGAATTGAACGAGAACAACTCTCGCGACGAATCACACTTTCCCTTTttctgtcaaactgaaatgcACGATTCCCAATCAGTGTGTAGgccggtttgttttggtttttcgtTCTTGATTTTGCTCGAGGTGATTTTCGATTGTAACCAAGGGGTAGGAAACTCCAAGTATAATTAGTTAATATAAGTATACTTACGTTATTTTAATATACTTGTTAATATACTAACGAAATTCGAATAACGAGACCACCTTAACTTTACGCTTCTTGGCTTTGACAGTTCGGTTCGTTCGTTTGCTTGCCTGTGTTTATGTTTACGTTGAGCACGAGGCTgagcattaaaattttcaagaggTGGCAGCCTCGCGGGTTCCGGGTCAAGAGCCCAGTTAATTGAGAATTGATTCTTGAATGTTTCCCAAATCCTTGAAGAAATTTGGCACAACCCGCCGGTCCTGTCGTTTCTTCTATTTGGCAGAAACCTCACCCGACTCGTCCAAATTCGATCAAAACTTGATCCCAAACCACCCAGCTCCAGAAAACGGTCGCGTAAAGATCCTTCATCTTCTTTACAAATACTATATCCCAAAAGTAATGTCCCCCACTTCAGTAACCTACGACGGATTTCCTCCTCTTGGCAGCACCGAACTGGCCTGCCGGTCCATTGAGTGATCAATCACTTCCTGCATAATTCCGTGCAACTGGCGCAATCTTCTCCACCAAAATCATTCCCGCAACGGGTCCGCACAGTCTCCGTTCCGCGCATAATCTGCGATAATatcattgaaaaatatcaaattgtaATCGCCAGAAGCCCCCTCCAAGCCAACTAAAGTCACCATTCCGGGAGAGCTTTGGAACCGGACGTAAGTTTGGTGCTGCCCTGAAGAATAAGAGGAGATTTTCGATTAATTTATTCCAGAACGATTCTCAAGCCCTGGAGGAACTATTTCTCGACTTGCCGGTTCCTTCAATTTGTTGGTTAGGTTTGGCGGGTTTGGCAGaaaccaaaataaacaaaaaaataattgtgacATTTCTAGACGTCACACCGacgttttttttcaagatgatTCATGTTAGGTTGGAAGAGCGTAAGTATACTAACATTATTTAAGTATACTTATTAATATACTTAGGTAAAGTTCtaagagtttccagccccttgatTGTAACAGGTATTttccattattatttttatttttatgttatttttcataaaataaacggTCACTTTACCAACAGAAATGGCCAACCTCATTATCCAGAATGTCCGGCGTCAACATGCCAGCACAAATACGATTTATCATGCCTTGTACGGTTATTTTTTCCTGGGAATGTCGAAAAAGAAACTGGCGGAAATCTACGGAAAAGCTCAATCAACGATTACTGAGTGGTTCGCGAAGTACGAACAGACCGGTGCAGTCAACAGAAAGAAACGGGTACAAGTCTACAAAAAGTTCGGTGCCGAAATGCGGACATGGCTAGTCGAACTGTACAATCAGCACCCGATTCTGTTCCTCGACGAAGCACAAGCAATGTTCCAGCGGATGTTCAAAGTTTCGATAAGCGTATCATCCGTGTGGGCCATATTACACGAGGCTGGAATGTCGTGGAAGCGAATAGAACGGCGTGCAATTCAAATTCGGCAGGACGAAATTGTCCGTTACGTCAAAGAGCTGCTCTCGTTCCCGTGGGACCTGTTCAATCTTGTCTTCCTGGATGAGGTGAGCTTTGACAACCGTGACATGCTGCGGACCAAGGGGTACGGAATCGTTGGCCAGAAGGTGATTTATCGTGGAGAATTCTGCCGCAAGCCTCGTGCATCTATGCTTTGCTTTCTGGGTTCCGGTGGAATGCTGGATAGTTTCTGGACTGAAGGCACTTTTACTAGGGTTAAATTCTTTGAGTGCTGCCGTACATTTGccctcaaaaacaaaaaagttcagcGCTATCCGGGATTCCACTCCGTATGGATCTTGGACGGGGCCAAGATCCACTGTGATCGTCACATCGTCAAATATCTCAGGACAATTGGCATTTTGCCTATATTTCTTCCGGCTTATTGTCCATTTTTTAACCCCCTGGAAGTAGTTTTCGGTTTGATTAAGAAGGATTTGCAGCGGCAGCACCGGCAGAATGTTCCCGTGATGCACGAAGTTCTCGATGCGGTGAACCGTTTCAAAATTTACCCGTGTTTGCGACTTTTCGAGCACTGTGGCTATTATGCCGGAGGAACTTTTTTGCCGGAGAAAGGGATGGGACAAGATCCGAAGCAATTTGGACTCAATATTCTACCATGAAgaataagttaaataaaaataaagaaacaataCCAAATCCCTCCAGTTTATTTATTCCACGAATGTAATACTATCACGCAGCAATCTTTAAGCATGTTGATCATCGAAGCAATTGGTGACTTCGGCGGCCAATTGCTGGCTTAATTCACTCTCCTCTGGTTGCATCACAGTCTCCATTGCGGAAACGATtccattgctttttttttttttttttttttgaattaaatatactttattgaatctttcttataataattacatttggtttacataataagtggtcagctgtggctcttcagctttagtttgcttttcgtgatttaaacactgttcatattcataactttaaaagtatatgatttatcatttttgtaacactaggtacaatgaggaaaaaaaaaaatgttaagaaacataacctaacctaaaactaacctaaacttacaataaactaaaccaatccttgaatcaaggggtattcagaaatagcacattttgccctgaatttcaaacatttttcttgaatcttctgatccaacatttttacttctgctaattcatgaacctcatttgatcttgtccagccaggaacattcaaaaccattttgagtaccttgttttggacacgctggagcttcaatttatgagttctagcgcaacactcccaaacaggtactgcatactcaataacgggataaattatttgtttataaactactagcttatttttcaaagatagctttgattttctgtttattaaaggatacaaacacctgatgagaatgctgcacttgttcaatattttgtctacatgctgccgaaacaatagtttcgagtcaagtatgagacctaaatagacaacttcctttgaccagggtattgaaacatcattcattttaatcaaaacatcatcctttggggcaaatcggaccgatttggaaagtggaaaaatgatggtttgagttttggctgcatttatgcgaattttccagtcgccaaagtattcggaaagaacgtcaagacccttctgaagacggccaactaaatatcttgttattttacccttataaataacggcagtgtcatcagcaaaaagtgacaacacaccattaccaggaagagtaggcaaatcagatgtaaaaatattgtacagaagtggaccaagaatacttccttggggaaccccagcatcaatgttgaataatccagaagcaatcccattcagaaaaaccctgaacgatctctccgaaagatagtgctggataattttgataagatacattggaaaaccgtataaatacagtttatgtatcaaaccatcatgccaaacattgtcaaaagccttctcaacatccaacaaagccatagcagttgatttagactcaagcttgttctgcttgatgattttagttactctcgtaagctgatgagcagtattatgcccctttcggaagccaaactgctcattcaaaattatattattatcgttggtaaaatccaaaagccttgaatagatgaccttctcaaagagtttggacagactactcaaaagactaatgggacgataacttgttggcgatgttggatctttttgaggcttcaaaattggtatgactttgcccagcttccaattggtggggaagtaagcaagttgcaaacatttattgaaaatattggctagatgttgaaagaactgatcactctgttttttcaacactagattaaaaatgttatcaaagccaggagctttcatatttttcatttgtttaactgcaactttgacttcctcaccaaaaacatgggaatctgcaggaaattcaaaggtagagtcattgattgttgaaatactattggcaactgatgtttctttacggctggtcatggaagcgccaagattatgtgaactaacaaaatgaagcccaagtgcatttgccttttcctcggatgtaatcaaaggagaatcctcaacaataagaggaggaataggctttggtttgtttttaagaacttttgaaagtttccaaaatggttttgaataattcccaagctggcttacatgttttgaaaattcttgatttctaatattgtcaagtcggtcttgtatgattttgttcaaattgttaactgaaatctttttgtcatagtccccagtccgttgatattgtctcctataaacattcctaagtctaatcaagtgtttagtatctacgtcaatatcagttaccttaaaattaacaggaacctcccgaacgttggcagcctctgcttggttgatagcctgctggatcacctccagcgaacgatcaatatcagcagaagtttccgggtgttgatcatagtcgatgttgctgtctaccacttgctgaaactgctgccagtcaacgttgtggtaatctttccgggttggttgccgctgcggagtaacggaagctccaacctctacaaccaccggatagtgatcagaactcaactcttcaaacacctcaggatgagccacgttctcagccatattggtaatgaagaaatcgatgattgagtgattcccagaccgagccaccctcgttggacgatccggactcacaacgttgtagtatccgttttgcagatcgttgtgcagaatcactccgttccgattcctcctgctgttgccccaaacttcatgcttcgcgttgaggtcaccagcgatgatgtactttgcgctccgccgtgtcagcttctggatatcgcccttcagttttgctgctgaaccatctctggcattcacctgacgtgggcagtatgcagcaatgaagagtac
This is a stretch of genomic DNA from Culex pipiens pallens isolate TS chromosome 1, TS_CPP_V2, whole genome shotgun sequence. It encodes these proteins:
- the LOC128093863 gene encoding uncharacterized protein K02A2.6-like, with product MPVCKASSKGRKSKRVTASGVNESSEESAEECEIGKIYDNSQNGGCVLAELDLKFNNSWETVLCELDTGANTSLIGLGCLKKLTGTDNPELLVSKFRLQSFGGNPITVLGQVKVPCRRPNRKFSLVLQVVDVDHRPLLSARASRKLVLVKFYNAVTFEEPVQHLPRESSRNRQQLEIDDSVTPTIQPPRRVPIAIRAKLKEELEKLESDGIIVKETKHTEWVSNVVIVQRGSGFRICLDPVPLNKALKRPNHQFVTLDEVLPELGKARVFSTVDAKKGFWHVVLDEPSSKLTTFWTPFGRYRWIRLPFGVAPAPEIFQIKLQEVIQGLKALADHNRRLEKLLCRLELHNVKLNKPKLKLCERSVKFYGHVLTDEGLKPDTSHW
- the LOC120429488 gene encoding uncharacterized protein LOC120429488, whose protein sequence is MANLIIQNVRRQHASTNTIYHALYGYFFLGMSKKKLAEIYGKAQSTITEWFAKYEQTGAVNRKKRVQVYKKFGAEMRTWLVELYNQHPILFLDEAQAMFQRMFKVSISVSSVWAILHEAGMSWKRIERRAIQIRQDEIVRYVKELLSFPWDLFNLVFLDEVSFDNRDMLRTKGYGIVGQKVIYRGEFCRKPRASMLCFLGSGGMLDSFWTEGTFTRVKFFECCRTFALKNKKVQRYPGFHSVWILDGAKIHCDRHIVKYLRTIGILPIFLPAYCPFFNPLEVVFGLIKKDLQRQHRQNVPVMHEVLDAVNRFKIYPCLRLFEHCGYYAGGTFLPEKGMGQDPKQFGLNILP